The following proteins are encoded in a genomic region of Lutra lutra chromosome 16, mLutLut1.2, whole genome shotgun sequence:
- the LOC125087126 gene encoding protein SCO1 homolog, mitochondrial isoform X2, with translation MKYFKKEKTQKLEKERQRSLGKPLLGGPFSLTTHTGEPKTDKDYVGQWVLIYFGFTHCPDVCPEELEKMIQVVDEIDDIPTLPNLTPLFITIDPERDTKEAIANYVKEFSPKLVGLTGSKEEIDQVARAYRVYYSPGPKDEDEDYIVDHTIIMYLIGPDGQFLDYFGQNKKNAEIAGSIAAHMREHRKRR, from the exons agctggagaaggaacGGCAGCGAAGCCTGGGAAAGCCTCTGCTCGGGGGCCCGTTTTCCCTCACAACGCATACTGGAGAGCCCAAAACCGACAAAGACTACGTGGGTCAGTGGGTGTTGATTTATTTTGGTTTCACTCATTGCCCTGATGTCTGCCcagaagaactagaaaaaatgaTTCAAGTTGTGGATGAGATAG ATGATATTCCAACTCTGCCAAATTTAACTCCACTTTTCATCACTATTGACCCAGAAAGGGACACAAAAGAAGCCATCGCAAATTATGTGAAAG aatttTCTCCCAAACTGGTTGGCCTGACTGGCAGCAAAGAAGAGATTGATCAAGTGGCCCGAGCGTACCGGGTGTATTACAGCCCTGGCCCCAAGGACGAGGACGAGGACTACATA gtGGATCATACAATAATCATGTACTTGATTGGACCAGATGGTCAGTTCCTAGATTATTTTGGCCAGAACAAGAAGAATGCGGAAATTGCCGGTTCCATCGCCGCGCACATGCGGGAACACAGGAAGAGGAGGTAG